From Candidatus Zixiibacteriota bacterium, one genomic window encodes:
- the lnt gene encoding apolipoprotein N-acyltransferase, with protein sequence MSVRSKIGALILPPDIELRNRRFELLVWSFLLSLAYYPGWFGFLAWFSLARPFMIIAKLRGRQAFNAAYFFGFFFNAFSLYWVWLVTPPGALAAVMIVALYYAIVLLAFNRLYQWRPLAGIIGAPLLWVGMEYFRTLSQFAFPWSDLGYTQSYYLYILQIVSVVSVHGLSLLIVIVNVLVWQVWRHDQAAERRVTAAFASFAIVLGLLAYGWIELPPYPQQGRYGVALLQGSVPLDIKWELENEGYSVKLYDSLAQTVADSSIKLQVWPESAAPCYLSIDQYCRRMVGETARKTRALHLVGGLRKDVVGKVQHHYNSCFLFEPSGRMGAHYDKMKLVPFSETVPYQDNMPFLKRDILTKYLTLIDRYDIQWWSDFYPGDSIHLFELPDVTFGVLICFESTFPEFARQMVRDGAGFLVGITNDTWFGSSVGIHMHSRIFLTRAVENRCWMARAANTGLTYIVDPYGRIREQLPHNAVAALKGKVGLLDQYTFFTRHGDLAGRFSFLVLVSVLTILPAIWLIRKFLLRR encoded by the coding sequence GTGTCTGTGCGTTCCAAAATCGGCGCCCTGATCCTCCCACCAGACATCGAGCTCCGCAATCGGCGGTTCGAATTACTGGTTTGGTCGTTCCTTCTTTCACTGGCGTATTATCCCGGATGGTTTGGCTTTCTGGCCTGGTTTTCTCTTGCCCGGCCATTTATGATCATCGCGAAGCTTCGCGGCCGACAAGCATTCAACGCCGCATATTTCTTTGGATTCTTCTTCAATGCGTTTTCACTCTATTGGGTCTGGCTGGTGACGCCGCCCGGCGCATTGGCGGCCGTGATGATTGTAGCACTCTATTACGCGATCGTGCTGCTGGCCTTCAACCGTCTCTACCAGTGGCGCCCGCTTGCCGGAATCATCGGTGCCCCTCTCCTATGGGTTGGCATGGAGTATTTTCGAACCTTGTCGCAGTTTGCTTTCCCCTGGTCCGACCTGGGATATACACAATCTTATTACCTCTATATTCTCCAGATCGTCTCCGTGGTCTCAGTGCACGGCTTGTCGCTGTTGATCGTCATCGTGAATGTACTGGTTTGGCAAGTATGGCGACACGATCAGGCGGCTGAGCGAAGAGTCACTGCCGCGTTCGCCTCGTTCGCAATAGTACTTGGCCTTCTGGCGTACGGCTGGATCGAACTGCCTCCGTACCCGCAGCAAGGAAGATATGGCGTGGCGCTGCTTCAGGGTTCGGTGCCTCTGGACATCAAGTGGGAGCTCGAGAATGAGGGATACAGTGTCAAACTGTATGATTCTTTGGCACAAACGGTAGCTGACAGCTCGATCAAACTGCAGGTCTGGCCGGAAAGCGCGGCCCCCTGTTATCTGTCGATAGACCAATACTGTCGCCGCATGGTGGGAGAGACAGCCCGCAAGACGAGAGCACTTCATCTGGTCGGAGGACTGCGGAAAGACGTGGTCGGCAAGGTACAGCACCACTATAACTCCTGCTTTCTGTTCGAGCCGTCCGGTCGGATGGGAGCTCATTACGATAAGATGAAACTGGTGCCGTTTTCGGAGACCGTTCCGTACCAGGATAACATGCCGTTTCTGAAACGGGACATCCTCACCAAGTATCTTACTCTCATCGATCGATACGATATCCAGTGGTGGTCGGACTTCTATCCCGGTGATTCCATTCACTTGTTCGAGCTTCCCGATGTCACGTTCGGGGTACTGATCTGTTTCGAATCCACCTTCCCGGAATTCGCGCGGCAAATGGTACGTGATGGCGCAGGGTTTCTGGTTGGCATCACCAACGATACCTGGTTCGGAAGTTCGGTGGGTATTCATATGCACTCGCGGATATTCCTGACTCGGGCGGTGGAGAATCGTTGCTGGATGGCCAGGGCCGCCAATACGGGACTGACCTATATCGTTGACCCGTACGGCCGTATCCGCGAGCAGCTTCCGCACAATGCTGTGGCCGCACTCAAAGGGAAGGTCGGGCTTCTCGACCAGTACACGTTCTTCACTCGGCACGGGGACCTCGCCGGGCGGTTCTCGTTCTTGGTTCTGGTTTCCGTTTTGACTATATTGCCCGCCATATGGTTAATCCGAAAGTTCTTGTTGCGACGATAG
- a CDS encoding pirin family protein, translated as MITLRRSAERGHADYGWLDTHYTFSFNTYHDPGHMGFRDLRVINEDRVAGGKGFPPHPHNDMEIITYILAGALEHKDSSGGGGVIRRGDVQYMCAGTGVMHSEFNHSRTEQVHLLQIWILPERAGLKPRYDQKSFPDAEKLNRLRVIASSNETDGALTLHQNVALYASILEPQHHVRHELAKDRHAWLQLVTGELALNGQKLTDGDGAAVSGELSLEITASRQAEFLLFDLA; from the coding sequence ATGATCACACTCCGGAGAAGCGCCGAGCGCGGCCACGCTGATTACGGGTGGCTCGATACGCACTATACTTTCTCGTTCAATACCTACCACGATCCCGGGCACATGGGGTTTCGCGATCTTCGAGTCATCAACGAAGATCGAGTCGCCGGTGGAAAGGGGTTTCCACCGCACCCGCACAACGACATGGAGATCATTACGTACATTCTGGCCGGCGCTCTCGAGCACAAGGACAGCTCAGGGGGTGGCGGTGTCATTCGACGAGGCGATGTGCAGTATATGTGCGCCGGAACCGGTGTCATGCACAGTGAGTTCAATCATTCCCGCACGGAGCAAGTTCATCTGCTTCAGATCTGGATACTGCCGGAACGTGCGGGACTGAAGCCGAGATATGATCAGAAAAGTTTCCCGGACGCGGAAAAACTGAACCGACTGCGCGTCATTGCTTCTTCGAACGAGACAGACGGAGCGCTTACACTTCATCAGAACGTCGCGCTGTATGCGTCGATTCTGGAACCGCAGCATCATGTGCGGCATGAACTCGCCAAGGACCGGCACGCCTGGCTGCAACTGGTGACCGGGGAATTGGCCCTGAACGGACAGAAACTGACCGACGGCGACGGTGCGGCGGTGAGCGGCGAGCTGAGCCTTGAGATCACCGCTTCACGGCAAGCCGAGTTTCTGCTGTTCGATCTGGCGTAA
- the gpmI gene encoding 2,3-bisphosphoglycerate-independent phosphoglycerate mutase codes for MLVVLVILDGFGLREATPDNAVAAADKPTYNYLMRSFPHTKIDGSGPAVGLPDGQMGNSEVGHLNLGAGRVVYQDVSRIDKSIVDGEFFENEVFNAAMERVAEEGKAVHLFGLVSDGGVHSSLKHLYALAELAKQRKVQRLYLHAFMDGRDTPPTSGQRYMNEVMAKFKDLGLGQVSTVCGRYYGMDRDRRWERTDKAYRAIVYGEGQRFRDPVGAIQASYINKVTDEFILPCVVDLGSPETGRLADRDVAIMFNFRADRARQLSYMLLGHDIVGYIHPEHPRIELITMTNFDTKMFEAKIAFHPTRLKNILGELLSRAGRRQLRTAETEKYAHVTFFFNGGVEEPFRGEERDMIASPKVATYDLQPEMSSVELTDNVIKRIRSGVFDFVLINYANCDMVGHTGSFQAAKAAVEAVDRGLGRLVEAVKNEGGIALVTADHGNAEMMIDPATGGPWTAHTTNLVPFIVYDPSGQLGHRPVGDGGVLMPFDATKARTTFTLRDGGVLADVAPTVLDIMGLEQPKEMTGKSLIVRG; via the coding sequence ATGCTGGTGGTTCTGGTCATTCTGGACGGCTTCGGGTTGCGAGAAGCAACCCCGGACAACGCCGTCGCCGCGGCCGACAAGCCTACCTACAATTATCTCATGCGCTCATTTCCGCACACCAAGATTGATGGTTCCGGGCCGGCGGTGGGGCTACCTGACGGCCAGATGGGGAACAGCGAGGTGGGGCATCTCAACCTTGGGGCGGGGCGGGTTGTGTATCAGGACGTGAGCCGGATCGACAAATCGATTGTGGACGGCGAATTCTTCGAAAACGAAGTGTTCAATGCGGCCATGGAGCGTGTCGCCGAGGAAGGGAAAGCCGTGCATCTGTTCGGACTGGTCTCAGACGGCGGCGTGCACTCCTCATTGAAGCACTTGTACGCGCTGGCCGAGCTGGCGAAACAAAGGAAAGTCCAGCGGCTGTATTTGCACGCGTTTATGGATGGACGCGATACACCGCCCACCTCCGGGCAGCGATACATGAACGAAGTCATGGCCAAGTTTAAGGATCTGGGACTGGGACAGGTTTCCACTGTGTGCGGCAGGTATTATGGCATGGACCGCGATCGCCGGTGGGAACGGACCGACAAGGCGTATCGGGCGATTGTCTACGGTGAAGGGCAGCGGTTCAGGGACCCGGTGGGGGCGATTCAGGCATCATACATCAACAAGGTCACCGACGAATTCATCCTTCCGTGCGTTGTCGACCTGGGTTCTCCGGAGACGGGACGACTGGCCGACCGCGACGTGGCGATCATGTTCAATTTCCGGGCCGACCGCGCGCGCCAGCTGTCGTACATGCTGCTCGGGCATGATATCGTGGGGTACATCCACCCGGAACACCCGCGCATCGAACTCATCACGATGACCAATTTCGACACCAAGATGTTCGAGGCCAAGATCGCCTTCCATCCCACTCGACTCAAGAACATCCTCGGCGAGCTCCTGTCCCGGGCCGGGAGGCGTCAACTGCGGACGGCCGAGACGGAGAAATATGCGCACGTGACGTTCTTCTTTAATGGTGGCGTAGAAGAACCATTCCGGGGCGAGGAGCGCGATATGATCGCGTCGCCCAAAGTGGCCACCTACGATTTGCAGCCGGAGATGTCGAGTGTGGAATTGACCGACAACGTAATAAAGCGGATCAGGTCCGGCGTGTTCGATTTCGTACTTATCAATTACGCCAACTGTGACATGGTGGGACATACCGGCAGCTTTCAGGCGGCAAAAGCGGCGGTGGAAGCGGTGGACCGGGGATTGGGGCGATTGGTCGAAGCCGTAAAGAACGAGGGAGGGATCGCGCTGGTGACGGCCGATCACGGCAATGCCGAGATGATGATCGATCCGGCTACCGGCGGGCCGTGGACCGCACACACGACGAATCTCGTGCCGTTCATCGTGTATGATCCCAGCGGGCAACTGGGGCATCGACCGGTCGGAGATGGCGGCGTGCTGATGCCGTTCGACGCCACCAAGGCGCGGACGACGTTTACGTTGCGGGATGGCGGCGTGCTGGCCGATGTGGCGCCGACCGTGCTCGATATCATGGGCCTGGAGCAGCCGAAAGAGATGACGGGGAAATCCCTGATCGTACGAGGGTGA
- the purM gene encoding phosphoribosylformylglycinamidine cyclo-ligase, with product MSKDISGKKMTYAEAGVDVRANDEAVARIKSLARQTFGPQVLSEIGSFGGFYRPDFSGLKSPVLVSSTDSVGTKVKLAFMTGRHNTIGEDLVNHCVNDILVHGARPLFFLDYIGIHKLEPAVVAEMVSGLAHACRSVGMALIGGETAEMPDLYYPGEYDLAGCIVGVVEESKIINGSTIVEGDICIGLPSTGLHTNGYTLARKVVFEKAGLQPDAVVPELNGTIADALMAVHRCYAPLVFGLLEKYTVHGMAHITGGGIPGNLNRILPKHLDAEIGKGTWPILPIFEYLETAGNLDRLDMYSAFNMGIGYILVVPEKQAGEILRHLADSGEKAYRIGRIVGGRGVVSLV from the coding sequence ATGTCGAAAGATATTTCCGGCAAAAAGATGACATACGCGGAAGCGGGGGTTGATGTCCGCGCCAATGACGAGGCGGTAGCGCGCATAAAGAGCCTGGCTCGTCAGACATTCGGGCCGCAGGTCCTCTCCGAAATCGGCTCGTTCGGCGGCTTCTACCGACCGGATTTCTCTGGCTTGAAAAGCCCGGTGCTGGTCTCATCGACCGATAGTGTGGGTACGAAGGTGAAACTGGCGTTTATGACCGGTCGGCACAACACAATCGGCGAAGATCTGGTCAATCACTGTGTCAACGACATCCTGGTCCATGGGGCACGGCCGTTATTTTTTCTCGATTACATCGGGATTCACAAGCTCGAACCGGCAGTAGTGGCGGAAATGGTGTCGGGTCTCGCCCACGCCTGCCGTTCAGTCGGTATGGCATTGATAGGTGGGGAGACAGCGGAGATGCCGGACCTCTATTATCCTGGCGAGTATGATCTGGCCGGTTGTATCGTGGGGGTAGTCGAAGAGTCGAAGATCATCAACGGCAGCACGATCGTTGAGGGGGACATCTGCATAGGGCTCCCTTCGACCGGTCTCCATACAAACGGCTATACGCTGGCGCGAAAAGTCGTCTTTGAGAAGGCAGGACTTCAACCGGATGCTGTCGTGCCCGAACTAAACGGGACAATAGCCGATGCACTGATGGCGGTGCACCGTTGCTATGCGCCGCTCGTCTTCGGGCTGCTCGAAAAGTACACCGTTCACGGGATGGCGCATATCACCGGGGGCGGCATACCGGGGAACCTCAATCGGATTTTACCCAAACATCTCGACGCCGAGATCGGCAAAGGAACCTGGCCAATTCTGCCGATATTCGAATATCTCGAAACGGCAGGGAATCTGGATCGACTGGATATGTACTCGGCCTTCAACATGGGGATTGGTTATATCCTGGTCGTGCCGGAGAAGCAGGCAGGTGAGATTCTGCGTCATCTTGCCGACTCCGGTGAGAAGGCGTATCGGATCGGCCGGATCGTCGGTGGTCGAGGCGTGGTCAGTCTGGTATAA